In Papaver somniferum cultivar HN1 chromosome 1, ASM357369v1, whole genome shotgun sequence, a genomic segment contains:
- the LOC113303026 gene encoding trigger factor-like protein TIG, Chloroplastic codes for MELMSSTTLNCKPYLSHNFLISRRTSNTHISNPLLLLQSNYTTNFAKLTTSNSRQLIFQQSATRGFSSQPVVSTTTPASVNSENDKLPADIEVTEVEEPDSKVRLSVSVPPAVCEDCYNKVLAEMTKIAKVPGFRPGQKVPENILVSYHGKSFVRKATIEAILKRTLSHAMDSVKGRALKDSVRIITKFSEMDESFNFPHGYLRYDCVVDVAPAAKWIPEDGYKNLRIVVEIDQEIDAQTACEAEIKRRHKALGILRIVTDRGLQVGDVAVLDISTLKATEDDSEGEKIPSAESKGFQLDTEEADNLPPGFLDSIIGIKGGETKTFSLAFPDSWRQENLRGVVAQYTVICKELFYRELPALDDSLAEKLLSGCTTLIEVRESILERCKEIEQIAKEQATDNAILDQLCKMIQIDIPRTLFEEQGRQLYGAKLLELQAKMKLDEQQLANLSSPQAVKEYLEYERENITSMVKQSLAVGDIFKRENLQFHTEDLVKEVENSIDEFKRNNQEYDEERVKDQVQEILEGSKVLEWLRDHATIEYVVR; via the exons atggAACTCATGAGTTCCACAACACTCAATTGTAAACCCTATCTTTCTCACAATTTCCTCATCTCAAGAAGAACTTCAAACACTCATATCTcaaaccctcttcttcttctccaatcaAATTACACCACAAATTTCGCTAAACTAACTACTTCAAATTCCCGCCAACTTATCTTTCAACAATCAGCAACTCGTGGATTCTCTAGTCAACCCGTTGTCTCTACTACTACTCCCGCGTCTGTAAACTCTGAAAATGACAAATTACCAGCTGATATTGAAGTTACTGAAGTCGAAGAACCTGATTCTAAA GTTCGGTTAAGTGTGAGTGTTCCTCCAGCTGTTTGTGAAGATTGCTATAACAAGGTTCTCGCCGAAATGACCAAGATAGCTAAG GTCCCCGGTTTTCGTCCGGGACAAAAAGTCCCAGAAAATATACTTGTGAGTTATCATGGTAAATCATTTGTACGAAAGGCTACGATTGAAGCAATTCTAAAGAGGACGCTTTCACATGCTATGGATTCG GTAAAAGGAAGGGCCTTAAAAGATTCTGTTCGAATTATTACTAAATTTTCAGAGATGGATGAATCATTTAACTTCCCACATGGTTATTTGAG ATACGACTGTGTGGTTGATGTGGCACCTGCGGCTAAATGGATTCCTGAGGATGGATATAAGAATTTGAGAATAGTTGTTGAGATAGACCAAGAGATCGATGCTCAAACGGCTTGTGAGGCTGAGATAAAGAGACGTCATAAGGCTCTTGGCATACTGAGAATTGTGACTGACAGAGGCCTACAG GTTGGTGATGTTGCAGTTTTGGATATATCCACTCTAAAAGCTACGGAAGATGATTCCGAGGGCGAAAAAATTCCATCTGCAGAGAGTAAAG gttttcaATTGGATACAGAAGAAGCTGACAACCTTCCTCCTGGATTCCTTGATTCAATAATTGGTATTAAAGGAGGAGAAACCAAAACATTCTCACTTGCGTTTCCAGACTCATGGAGACAAGAAAATCTACGAGGTGTTGTTGCTCAATATACT GTCATATGCAAAGAACTATTCTATAGAGAGTTACCCGCACTGGATGATTCTCTCGCTGAAAAGCTTCTTTCTGGCTGCACGACCTTGATTGAG GTAAGAGAATCGATATTGGAGAGATGTAAAGAAATAGAACAAATAGCTAAGGAACAAGCAACAGACAATGCAATTCTTGATCAGCTATGCAAG ATGATTCAAATTGATATTCCTCGAACCTTGTTTGAGGAACAAGGCAGGCAGCTATATGGAGCCAAACTTTTAGAGTTACAG GCAAAGATGAAACTAGATGAACAACAGCTGGCTAATCTTTCAAGCCCACAAGCAGTGAAGGAATACCTAGAATACGAGAGGGAAAACATAACAAGTATGGTGAAACAGAGTCTTGCAGTAGGCGATATATTTAAGCGCGAAAATCTGCAG TTCCATACAGAAGATCTAGTAAAAGAGGTTGAGAATTCCATTGATGAATTCAAGCGcaataatcaagagtatgatGAGGAGCGTGTAAAGGATCAG GTGCAAGAAATACTCGAGGGATCGAAGGTACTCGAATGGTTACGAGACCATGCCACAATTGAGTATGTAGTGCGTTGA